A section of the Papio anubis isolate 15944 chromosome 16, Panubis1.0, whole genome shotgun sequence genome encodes:
- the C16H22orf39 gene encoding UPF0545 protein C22orf39 homolog, producing MCRCLLVILSVDHEVPLSSFFIGWRTEGRAWRPGRPDMADGSGWQPPRPCEAYRAEWKLCRSARHFLHHYYVHGERPACEQWRRDLASCRDWEERRSAEAQQSLCESERARVQAARKHILVWAPRQSPPPDWHLPLPQEKDE from the exons ATGTGTCGGTGCTTATTAGTTATTCTGTCAGTCGATCACGAGGTGCCgctttcttcattcttcattGGCTGGCGGACTGAGGGGCGGGCTTGGCGCCCCGGTCGCCCAGACATGGCGGACGGCAGCGGCTGGCAG CCGCCGCGCCCCTGCGAGGCCTACCGCGCCGAGTGGAAGCTCTGCCGCAGCGCCAGGCACTTCCTGCACCACTACTACGTCCACGGCGAGCGGCCGGCCTGCGAACAGTGGCGGCGCGACCTGGCCAGCTGCCGCGACTGGGAGGAACGCCGGAGCGCCGAGGCCCAG CAATCCCTCTGTGAGAGCGAGCGGGCACGAGTCCAGGCTGCACGGAAGCACATCCTGGTGTGGGCCCCGAGGCAGAGCCCCCCTCCAGACTGGCATCTCCCTCTGCCGCAGGAGAAGGACGAGTGA